A stretch of Haloferax sp. Atlit-12N DNA encodes these proteins:
- a CDS encoding glycoside hydrolase family 15 protein has protein sequence MRLRTALNEYKRDRGGRFPEECRTSDGAFSGHGDRLVYVGLDGSLRDYSASLSGLYGIDRSRFGIEADGETHWFDELESVRQHYYRETSLVETEYDAGEYTVHQYDLTLGRAHVTHVELRGAIPTDAHLTAFLTFAPEGRETRVGRLIHEAGGPNDTQAVEVFHRNEHDYVTASTGLSDVRGQIPERFDEILSEDTFDFPRDAVLERYEDTHLSGDVVVSAPLEQEGRAARTTLVTQLSDHNEMARTDALADLRHCSVQHATADALREAAREQAEVFVPDGTPRERIVRADLRALSLLTAPSGARIAGPEFDPFYAHSGGYGYTWFRDDAEVTQALAHADGAFGLGLGDRLATSAEFYCKTQLEDGTWPHRVWAVDGTVAPGWAHGRVEGSGDEEYQADQTASVVAALASLLAERRDDLDDELVGRIRSTIAAGVSGLDSSLESDGLPKPCQNAWENMSGRFTHTAATFLQAYATVATAPVNDDLRDHAAEQATAVYEGLDELWSEEREVYALRIDGNGDLDDRLDSATFALVDAVDAYADIEEIDSKTGNRLVKHMAATLKGLYRNPRGDVAGLVRFEDDYWRADGQDGEKVWSVSTAWGANAAAKFGVLCDRIGKDGRRFVERATNLYELLQPDGPLTTEAGYLAEQVFDDGRFDSATPLGWPHAIRMETTAILADIDALPAPKPAPTGPENRPRWTTGEKYGIGTVADHYAEDPSRLWFTLTEGALTEVRFPRVDLMNLRTLDFLVVDADPDDEYTARTHNETRRDDHADTVERRAEIVDDDALVFRHVVTETGDGRGHEWELTVEYIIDPEHDAMLADVQFESIDGDEYELYTIADTALANTGTKDRGIRLGQLGSYHLVARDAGAFDAGDGHEPLLIDQNGREYSVAIALTAAGRFEWATVGVAGSRYLADFFSKGELPSAQERIDDENVVLVGRIGTGDELAETLALGFAEHADTAAALGEAAGALTRGYETARAAYTDSWADFLADKELPGSVAADDELAAQYKTALMSLRAVEDKTYLGAGLASPSVPWGEAVPAEEAKGYGYNFVWSRDLYQVFTVFEAVGDVETAIDALEYIYTYQQDDRGFIPQNTYLNGRTRWGGEQMDNISFPQVMAYMLYERGVAFDDVAYDYENVKYSADYVARNGPPTAQERWEEEAGYSPSSIAAEIAGLGCAASIALDEGHTEDALVWLALADDWTERVDDWTATRTGTDRNTHTPYYVRITRDGEPDAGHLRTLANNGPTLDEREIIDAGFLELTRLGIKPADDEIIRNSVKEVDETIRVDTPHGPAFYRYNGDGYGERERDEEGAPWSVDAKGKGRLWPIFTGERGEYELLAGTEEGDLAPDNLLRTMAAFANSGRMLAEQVWDREHATDFNWEFGEGTGSATPLAWSMAQFVRLAHGVDAGEPVETPAFLRERYVESDRPNGPSLRVSTRFKGDKLIVSGQTDAAVVAVKTPGETRLVEPDDEAFEVEVAIEYGENQVTVAAATHEDLTKAGTTVSRFTL, from the coding sequence ATGCGACTTCGGACCGCCTTAAACGAATACAAACGCGACCGGGGCGGACGCTTCCCAGAGGAGTGTCGGACCTCGGACGGGGCGTTCTCCGGTCACGGGGACCGACTCGTCTACGTCGGCCTCGATGGGTCTCTCCGGGATTACTCCGCTTCACTTTCGGGCCTCTACGGTATCGACCGCTCTCGGTTCGGCATCGAGGCGGACGGTGAGACACACTGGTTCGACGAGTTGGAGTCCGTGCGACAGCACTACTACCGGGAGACGAGCCTCGTCGAGACCGAGTACGACGCCGGGGAGTACACCGTCCACCAGTACGACCTGACGCTCGGTCGCGCCCACGTGACGCACGTCGAGCTTCGCGGCGCGATTCCCACCGACGCCCACCTGACCGCCTTTCTCACCTTCGCCCCCGAGGGCCGAGAGACGCGGGTCGGTCGGCTCATCCACGAGGCCGGCGGCCCGAACGACACCCAAGCGGTCGAAGTGTTCCACCGGAACGAACACGACTACGTCACCGCGTCGACCGGACTCAGCGACGTTCGCGGCCAGATTCCCGAGCGGTTCGACGAGATTCTCTCCGAGGACACCTTCGACTTCCCGCGGGACGCCGTCCTCGAACGCTACGAGGACACCCACCTCTCGGGCGACGTGGTCGTCAGCGCCCCGCTCGAACAGGAGGGCCGCGCCGCGAGGACGACCCTCGTCACCCAGCTTTCGGACCACAACGAGATGGCTCGGACCGACGCCCTCGCCGACCTCCGACACTGTTCGGTCCAGCACGCGACCGCCGACGCGCTCCGAGAGGCCGCCCGCGAGCAGGCCGAGGTGTTCGTCCCCGACGGGACGCCGCGTGAGCGAATCGTCCGCGCCGACCTCCGGGCGCTGTCGCTTCTGACCGCGCCGAGCGGCGCGCGCATCGCCGGCCCCGAGTTCGACCCGTTCTACGCCCACTCCGGCGGCTACGGCTACACCTGGTTCCGCGACGACGCCGAGGTCACCCAGGCGCTCGCGCACGCCGACGGCGCTTTCGGCCTCGGCCTCGGCGACCGCCTCGCGACGAGCGCCGAGTTCTACTGCAAAACCCAACTCGAAGACGGCACGTGGCCACACCGCGTCTGGGCCGTCGACGGGACCGTCGCCCCCGGCTGGGCCCACGGCCGCGTCGAAGGCTCCGGCGACGAGGAGTATCAGGCCGACCAGACGGCGAGCGTCGTCGCCGCGCTCGCGTCGCTCCTCGCCGAACGCCGCGACGACCTCGACGACGAACTCGTCGGTCGCATCCGCTCGACCATCGCCGCCGGCGTCTCGGGGCTCGACAGCAGTCTCGAATCCGACGGGCTTCCGAAGCCCTGTCAGAACGCGTGGGAGAACATGAGCGGTCGATTCACGCACACGGCTGCGACGTTCCTCCAAGCGTACGCCACGGTCGCCACCGCACCCGTGAACGACGACCTCCGGGACCACGCCGCCGAGCAGGCGACCGCGGTGTACGAGGGACTCGACGAACTGTGGTCCGAAGAACGCGAGGTCTACGCCCTCCGAATCGACGGAAACGGCGACCTCGACGACCGCCTCGACTCGGCCACGTTCGCCCTCGTCGACGCCGTCGACGCCTACGCCGACATCGAGGAGATCGATTCGAAGACCGGCAACCGGCTCGTCAAGCACATGGCCGCGACGCTGAAGGGGCTCTACCGGAACCCCCGCGGCGACGTCGCCGGGCTGGTCCGGTTCGAGGACGACTACTGGCGCGCCGACGGACAGGACGGCGAGAAGGTCTGGTCCGTCTCGACCGCGTGGGGCGCGAACGCCGCCGCGAAGTTCGGCGTCCTCTGTGACCGAATCGGCAAGGACGGCCGCCGATTCGTCGAGCGCGCGACGAACCTCTACGAACTGCTCCAACCCGACGGCCCCCTCACGACCGAGGCGGGCTACCTCGCCGAGCAGGTGTTCGACGACGGGCGCTTCGACAGCGCGACGCCGCTCGGCTGGCCCCACGCCATCCGGATGGAGACGACGGCCATCCTCGCCGACATCGACGCGCTCCCCGCGCCGAAGCCCGCGCCGACCGGCCCGGAGAACCGGCCGCGGTGGACGACCGGCGAGAAGTACGGCATCGGAACCGTCGCCGACCACTACGCCGAAGACCCCTCTCGCCTCTGGTTCACCCTGACCGAGGGCGCGCTGACCGAGGTCCGCTTCCCGCGGGTCGACCTGATGAACCTCCGGACGCTCGACTTCCTCGTCGTCGACGCCGACCCCGACGACGAGTACACGGCGCGCACTCACAACGAGACCCGGCGGGACGACCACGCCGACACGGTCGAACGCCGGGCCGAAATCGTCGACGACGACGCGCTCGTCTTCCGCCACGTCGTCACCGAGACGGGCGACGGCCGCGGCCACGAGTGGGAACTCACCGTCGAGTACATCATCGACCCCGAACACGACGCGATGCTCGCGGACGTGCAGTTCGAGTCCATCGACGGCGACGAGTACGAACTGTACACCATCGCCGACACGGCGCTGGCGAACACCGGGACGAAAGACCGCGGCATCCGCCTCGGCCAACTCGGGAGCTACCACCTCGTCGCCCGCGACGCGGGCGCGTTCGACGCCGGCGACGGCCACGAACCGCTCCTCATCGACCAGAACGGCAGGGAGTACAGCGTCGCCATCGCGCTCACCGCCGCCGGCCGCTTCGAGTGGGCCACCGTCGGCGTCGCCGGCTCGCGGTACCTCGCGGACTTCTTCTCGAAGGGCGAACTCCCGAGCGCCCAAGAGCGCATCGACGACGAGAACGTCGTGCTCGTCGGACGCATCGGCACGGGCGACGAACTCGCCGAGACGCTGGCGCTCGGCTTCGCCGAACACGCCGACACCGCCGCCGCGCTGGGTGAGGCGGCCGGCGCGCTCACCCGCGGCTACGAGACGGCGCGGGCGGCCTACACCGACTCGTGGGCGGACTTCCTCGCCGACAAGGAACTCCCCGGCTCGGTCGCCGCCGACGACGAACTCGCCGCGCAGTACAAGACCGCGCTCATGAGCCTGCGGGCGGTCGAGGACAAGACCTACCTCGGCGCGGGGCTCGCCTCGCCGTCGGTGCCGTGGGGCGAGGCCGTCCCCGCCGAGGAGGCGAAGGGGTACGGCTACAACTTCGTCTGGTCGCGTGACCTCTATCAGGTCTTCACCGTCTTCGAGGCCGTCGGCGACGTCGAAACGGCCATCGACGCGCTGGAGTACATCTACACCTACCAGCAGGACGACCGCGGCTTCATCCCGCAGAACACCTACCTCAACGGGCGGACCCGCTGGGGCGGCGAGCAGATGGACAACATCTCGTTCCCGCAGGTGATGGCGTACATGCTCTACGAGCGCGGCGTCGCCTTCGACGACGTGGCCTACGACTACGAGAACGTCAAGTACTCCGCGGACTACGTCGCGCGGAACGGGCCGCCGACCGCACAGGAGCGCTGGGAGGAGGAAGCCGGGTACTCGCCGTCGTCCATCGCGGCCGAAATCGCCGGCCTCGGCTGTGCGGCGTCCATCGCGCTCGACGAGGGCCACACCGAAGACGCGCTCGTCTGGCTGGCGCTGGCCGACGACTGGACCGAGCGCGTCGACGACTGGACCGCGACCCGGACCGGAACCGACCGCAACACGCACACGCCGTACTACGTCCGCATCACCCGCGACGGCGAACCCGACGCCGGACACCTGCGGACGCTGGCGAACAACGGGCCGACGCTCGACGAGCGCGAAATCATCGACGCCGGCTTCCTCGAACTCACCCGCCTCGGCATCAAGCCCGCCGACGACGAGATAATCCGGAACTCCGTGAAGGAAGTCGACGAGACCATCCGCGTCGACACGCCCCACGGACCGGCGTTCTACCGGTACAACGGCGACGGCTACGGCGAGCGCGAGCGCGACGAAGAGGGCGCGCCGTGGTCCGTCGACGCCAAAGGGAAAGGTCGGCTCTGGCCGATTTTCACCGGCGAGCGCGGCGAGTACGAACTGCTCGCCGGGACCGAGGAGGGCGACCTCGCGCCGGACAACCTGCTGCGGACGATGGCCGCCTTCGCCAACTCCGGCCGCATGCTCGCAGAGCAGGTCTGGGACCGCGAACACGCGACCGACTTCAACTGGGAGTTCGGCGAGGGCACCGGCAGCGCGACACCGCTGGCGTGGTCGATGGCCCAGTTCGTCCGCCTCGCCCACGGCGTCGACGCCGGCGAACCCGTCGAGACGCCCGCGTTCCTCCGCGAGCGGTACGTCGAGTCCGACCGCCCGAACGGGCCGTCGCTCCGTGTGAGCACGCGATTCAAGGGTGACAAGCTCATCGTCTCGGGGCAGACCGACGCCGCCGTCGTCGCGGTCAAGACGCCCGGCGAGACCCGACTCGTCGAGCCCGACGACGAGGCGTTCGAGGTCGAAGTCGCCATCGAGTACGGTGAGAACCAGGTGACCGTCGCCGCGGCGACCCACGAGGACCTGACGAAAGCCGGCACGACCGTCTCGCGCTTCACGCTCTGA
- the malA gene encoding alpha-amylase MalA — MQHPGPPQFMAVGESVQLAPRDPDPDADYSWRVRSAPVASSLELDADTAVVQFTPDAAGRYVVELDAPNATHTLTVRVFPGSYLPAGSVRSGASGMSGMSGYSGQSGSARPTGFSGGASGSGSGAGDAQRGQGGRPRIRLDATVEDGVVVVRADPQPNPDSDTVRDDLVVEFVVDDRDEVDDAAVETDGWELRVPLSAVGDRLRVHAVALDETYSVPDTVTVEREAVADGGFAEAETEAVQTDVTGHADGSGARNASISRPNDPPKWAQEVTLYEIYVRGYASDDEDADNTFEALEKRLDYLESLGVDCLWLTPVLQNDHAPHGYNIVDFYDIAEDLGTREDYEQFVEAAHDHGMKVLFDLVLNHSARAHPFFEDAYKNPDSEYYDWYEWQESGEPGTYFDWEYIANFDHRNLEVRRYLLDAVDMWAEVVDGFRCDMAWAVPDTFWQEIRDRVKAKDPEFLLLDETIPYIADFHEGMFDMHFDTTLYFTLRQVGRGDEPAERILDAIEQRTQVGFPDHAAFMLYLENHDETRYIVECGEDEALAAAGALFTLPGVPMVYGGQEIGQRGRRDALAWDHARDDIREHYERLIEVRDETPALRYDGTFRRIDYEADSDSAVAFVRDHDDGSYLCALNFAPGATTVDVGDLAVDATDIVSGDSVAAEGGIRVDDVVVCPLA, encoded by the coding sequence ATGCAACACCCAGGACCGCCGCAGTTCATGGCTGTCGGCGAGTCAGTACAACTCGCGCCTCGTGACCCCGACCCCGACGCCGACTACTCGTGGCGGGTTCGGAGTGCGCCGGTCGCCAGCAGCCTCGAACTCGACGCCGACACCGCAGTCGTACAGTTCACGCCCGACGCGGCCGGTCGCTACGTCGTCGAACTCGACGCGCCCAACGCGACGCACACGCTCACCGTCCGGGTCTTTCCCGGTTCCTACCTGCCCGCCGGCTCCGTCAGGAGCGGCGCGAGCGGGATGAGCGGGATGAGCGGCTACAGCGGACAGAGCGGCTCCGCGCGCCCGACGGGGTTCAGCGGCGGCGCGTCCGGCTCCGGAAGCGGTGCCGGCGACGCCCAGCGGGGACAGGGAGGCCGTCCTCGAATCAGGCTCGACGCGACCGTCGAAGACGGTGTGGTCGTCGTCCGCGCTGACCCGCAACCGAACCCCGACAGCGACACCGTCCGCGACGACCTCGTGGTCGAGTTCGTCGTCGACGACCGCGACGAGGTCGACGACGCGGCCGTCGAGACCGACGGCTGGGAGCTCCGCGTCCCGCTTTCGGCGGTCGGCGACCGACTCCGCGTCCACGCGGTCGCCCTCGACGAGACGTACAGCGTGCCCGACACCGTGACCGTCGAGCGCGAGGCCGTCGCCGACGGCGGGTTCGCCGAGGCGGAGACAGAAGCGGTCCAGACCGACGTAACGGGCCACGCCGACGGCTCCGGCGCGCGGAACGCGTCCATCTCCCGCCCCAACGACCCGCCGAAGTGGGCACAGGAGGTGACGCTCTACGAGATTTACGTCCGCGGCTACGCCTCGGACGACGAGGACGCCGACAACACCTTCGAGGCGCTCGAAAAGCGTCTCGACTACCTCGAATCGCTCGGCGTCGACTGTCTGTGGCTCACGCCCGTCCTCCAGAACGACCACGCGCCCCACGGCTACAACATCGTGGACTTCTACGACATCGCGGAGGACCTCGGCACCCGCGAGGACTACGAGCAGTTCGTCGAGGCCGCCCACGACCACGGCATGAAGGTGCTTTTCGACCTCGTGCTCAACCACTCCGCCCGCGCCCACCCGTTCTTCGAAGACGCCTACAAGAACCCCGACTCGGAGTACTACGACTGGTACGAGTGGCAGGAGAGCGGCGAACCGGGCACCTACTTCGACTGGGAGTACATCGCCAACTTCGACCACCGGAACCTCGAAGTCCGCCGGTACCTGCTCGACGCGGTTGACATGTGGGCCGAGGTGGTCGACGGCTTTCGCTGCGACATGGCGTGGGCCGTCCCCGACACGTTCTGGCAGGAGATTCGCGACCGCGTGAAGGCGAAAGACCCCGAGTTCCTGCTTCTGGACGAGACTATCCCGTACATCGCCGACTTCCACGAGGGCATGTTCGACATGCACTTCGACACGACGCTGTACTTCACGCTCCGGCAGGTCGGCCGCGGCGACGAGCCCGCCGAACGAATCCTCGACGCCATCGAACAGCGCACGCAGGTCGGCTTCCCCGACCACGCGGCGTTCATGCTTTACCTCGAAAACCACGACGAGACGCGCTACATCGTCGAGTGCGGCGAGGACGAGGCGCTGGCCGCCGCGGGCGCGCTGTTTACGCTCCCCGGCGTGCCGATGGTCTACGGCGGACAGGAAATCGGCCAGCGCGGCCGGCGCGACGCCCTCGCGTGGGACCACGCCCGCGACGACATCCGCGAGCACTACGAGCGCCTCATCGAGGTCCGCGACGAGACGCCCGCGCTCCGGTACGACGGGACGTTCCGCCGCATCGACTACGAAGCCGACTCCGACAGCGCGGTCGCGTTCGTCCGCGACCACGACGACGGCTCATACCTCTGTGCGCTCAACTTCGCCCCCGGCGCGACCACGGTCGACGTCGGCGACCTCGCGGTCGACGCGACCGACATCGTCTCCGGTGACTCCGTCGCCGCCGAGGGCGGCATCCGCGTCGACGACGTGGTCGTCTGCCCGCTCGCGTAA
- a CDS encoding MFS transporter, producing the protein MTKWRTLLLATIGFNFSFLIWFSFAPFTGPMAEEFGLSLAEIGILASAAIWLAPFGRILTGWLSDKFGAPVVFALVLGYVGVFSMASAFAESYTVFFIERLIVATAGITFVIGIQHVSEWFEEENLGMAEGIYAGVGNAGAAGGALILPRVFGPDWSGPLFQSNWRAAFFYTGIVSILLAIAYYFLGEAAATDERRQATADNATLKQWVHTATRYGTVALALAYIMSFGLELSMNGWLATYYREAFNTDNLVLASTFAATFSIAAGLLRPIGGYVSDVLARKEMDILPVFKGRYREQWTFVSLSFIVVAMLAMTLAGLSGAVLIAVAAGFMVGMACAFAEGAIFAQVPAMFPNSSGAVAGVVGGVGTIGGIAYPLVYSSVLLPNLHVGYALVAATMVPIVLLNAWVYRPHIAKRATIDGFLGSSGTTGPADD; encoded by the coding sequence ATGACCAAGTGGCGGACGCTGCTTCTCGCCACTATCGGGTTCAACTTCTCGTTCCTCATCTGGTTCTCGTTCGCGCCCTTCACGGGGCCGATGGCAGAGGAGTTCGGACTCTCGCTCGCCGAAATCGGTATCTTGGCGAGCGCGGCCATCTGGCTCGCGCCGTTCGGCCGCATCCTTACCGGCTGGCTCTCAGACAAGTTCGGTGCGCCGGTGGTGTTCGCCCTCGTCCTCGGCTACGTCGGGGTGTTCTCGATGGCGAGCGCCTTCGCCGAGAGCTACACCGTGTTCTTCATCGAACGCCTCATCGTCGCCACGGCGGGCATCACGTTCGTCATCGGTATCCAGCACGTCTCCGAGTGGTTCGAAGAGGAGAACCTCGGCATGGCCGAGGGAATCTACGCCGGCGTCGGGAACGCCGGTGCCGCCGGCGGCGCGCTCATCCTGCCCCGCGTGTTCGGGCCAGACTGGAGCGGCCCCCTCTTCCAGAGCAACTGGCGGGCGGCGTTCTTCTACACCGGCATCGTCTCGATTCTGCTCGCAATCGCCTACTACTTCCTCGGCGAGGCCGCTGCGACCGACGAGCGCCGGCAGGCGACCGCCGACAACGCGACGCTCAAGCAGTGGGTCCACACCGCGACCCGGTACGGGACCGTCGCGCTCGCGCTCGCTTACATCATGAGCTTCGGTCTCGAACTCTCGATGAACGGCTGGCTCGCCACCTACTACCGCGAGGCGTTCAACACGGACAACCTCGTGCTCGCGAGCACGTTCGCGGCCACGTTCTCCATCGCGGCTGGCTTGCTCCGGCCCATTGGCGGCTACGTCAGCGACGTGCTGGCGCGCAAGGAGATGGACATTCTGCCCGTGTTCAAGGGTCGCTACCGCGAGCAGTGGACGTTCGTGTCGCTCTCGTTCATCGTCGTCGCCATGCTCGCCATGACGCTCGCCGGTCTCTCGGGGGCCGTCCTCATCGCGGTGGCCGCCGGCTTCATGGTCGGCATGGCCTGCGCGTTCGCGGAAGGCGCTATCTTCGCGCAGGTGCCGGCGATGTTCCCCAACAGCTCCGGGGCCGTCGCGGGCGTCGTCGGCGGCGTCGGTACCATCGGCGGCATCGCCTACCCGCTCGTCTACTCGTCGGTGCTCCTGCCGAACCTGCACGTCGGCTACGCGCTCGTCGCGGCGACGATGGTTCCCATCGTCCTCCTGAACGCGTGGGTCTACCGCCCGCACATCGCGAAGCGCGCGACTATCGACGGCTTCCTCGGCTCGTCGGGCACGACCGGCCCGGCGGACGACTGA
- a CDS encoding glycosyltransferase family 39 protein, translating to MGRRDSKTDGSLPLGDRVRTAVRRLAFDFDFTVDINRTRTRRRLAALGVSLLIGLVVTWFAVDLFPYHTVNDDEGVYLMQAAMLLEGKLFLYPGQLTEAVRPWFFVVQETPSAPGGVQLYSKYSPAVPALFAVGLAVGLPNLVLGAIAAVSAALVYTLAADAFDRTTGVVAAGLLGLSPLFLLTSSTFLAYAPTTMLNLGFAVCYVRAARRDSSGYAVVAGALVGAAFFARPYTAVLFALPFIAHSLWALATARRAGTGWVVFRRYVAIALPGLAFVGLTLAYNAVVTGDPLTFPYIAFAPRDGIGFGERAILGYEVFYTPELGIETAVEALDLLATRWGPMGWLGTVAAVFGLGVTARRWWGHKTGRSLRGSARRRHHGLGGRDRAFAELSDDALACVVAGVFASVFVGNAAFWGTHNGLRNGLIDLLGPFYHFDALVPLAVFGAAGIVAGARLLRRLAHRRFSASEARGVVFSVLLVSALIAGGVTVEAVEEPYDENRLRTENLAATYEPLLDAGFEQPPLTPSVPGIDTGGLGGGDGGIGLGGDSTAAGNETKALVFHPDPYGDWSAHPFQVLRNDPGFDGPVVYAIDDGAEQDFTVLDATNRTPYRFTYQGTWTGAVDAVEPELTRLDVLAGERVEATTTLGAPEGTNTVSVRVETDEGYARYDAAMAENLTVEWSLTPAGVAVTNRPLAAGPERLSIPPGASEVDLAVTYVGDFGETVTYRQTVTVERSGGEVRVVWPPETRVCRLTTDCGTEGAWVGPDGDYLDGVSVETDARVA from the coding sequence ATGGGTCGGCGAGACTCGAAGACGGACGGCTCTCTCCCGCTTGGCGACCGCGTGCGAACCGCAGTCCGCAGGCTCGCGTTTGATTTCGACTTCACCGTCGACATCAACCGGACTCGAACGCGTCGACGACTCGCCGCGCTCGGCGTCTCGCTGCTCATCGGCCTCGTCGTGACGTGGTTCGCGGTCGACCTCTTTCCGTATCACACCGTCAACGACGACGAGGGCGTCTATCTCATGCAGGCCGCGATGCTCCTCGAAGGCAAGCTGTTCCTCTATCCCGGCCAACTGACGGAGGCCGTCAGACCGTGGTTCTTCGTGGTACAGGAGACGCCGAGCGCCCCCGGCGGCGTCCAGCTCTACTCGAAGTACTCGCCGGCCGTACCGGCGCTGTTCGCGGTCGGCCTCGCCGTCGGGCTTCCGAACCTCGTGTTAGGAGCTATCGCCGCGGTGTCCGCCGCGCTGGTCTACACGCTCGCGGCCGACGCGTTCGACCGGACGACCGGCGTCGTCGCGGCGGGCCTGCTCGGGCTCTCGCCGTTGTTTCTGCTCACTTCGTCGACGTTCCTCGCGTACGCGCCGACGACGATGCTCAACCTCGGCTTCGCCGTCTGCTACGTCCGGGCCGCCCGCCGTGACTCCTCGGGCTACGCCGTCGTCGCCGGTGCGCTCGTCGGCGCGGCGTTCTTCGCCCGCCCCTACACCGCCGTGCTGTTCGCCCTGCCCTTCATCGCCCACTCGCTGTGGGCGCTCGCGACCGCCCGCCGTGCGGGGACCGGCTGGGTCGTCTTCCGCCGGTACGTCGCCATCGCGCTCCCCGGCCTCGCGTTCGTCGGCCTGACGCTCGCTTACAACGCCGTCGTGACGGGCGACCCGCTCACGTTCCCCTACATCGCCTTCGCCCCACGGGACGGTATCGGCTTCGGCGAGCGGGCCATCCTCGGCTACGAGGTCTTCTACACGCCCGAACTAGGGATTGAGACCGCAGTCGAGGCGCTCGACTTGCTCGCGACGCGCTGGGGGCCGATGGGCTGGCTCGGCACCGTCGCCGCGGTGTTCGGCCTCGGCGTCACCGCCCGCCGCTGGTGGGGTCACAAGACCGGTCGAAGCCTCCGTGGGAGCGCGAGACGCCGCCATCACGGCCTCGGCGGCCGCGACCGCGCTTTCGCCGAACTCTCCGACGACGCCCTCGCCTGCGTCGTCGCGGGCGTGTTCGCCTCGGTGTTCGTCGGCAACGCCGCCTTCTGGGGGACGCACAACGGCCTCCGAAACGGCCTCATCGACCTCCTCGGCCCATTCTACCACTTCGACGCGCTCGTCCCGCTCGCGGTGTTCGGCGCGGCCGGAATCGTCGCCGGCGCTCGCCTCCTCCGCCGGCTGGCCCACCGCCGCTTTTCGGCCTCGGAGGCCCGCGGCGTCGTCTTCTCGGTGCTCCTCGTCTCGGCGCTTATCGCCGGCGGCGTGACGGTCGAGGCCGTCGAGGAACCCTACGACGAGAACCGACTCCGAACCGAGAACCTCGCGGCGACCTACGAACCGCTCCTCGACGCCGGCTTCGAACAGCCGCCGCTGACCCCGTCCGTGCCGGGCATCGATACCGGCGGTCTCGGGGGCGGTGACGGCGGAATCGGCCTCGGTGGCGACTCGACCGCGGCGGGCAACGAGACGAAGGCGCTCGTCTTCCACCCCGACCCCTACGGCGACTGGTCGGCCCATCCCTTCCAAGTGCTCCGCAACGACCCCGGCTTCGACGGCCCGGTGGTGTACGCCATCGACGACGGAGCCGAACAGGACTTCACGGTCCTCGACGCGACGAATCGGACCCCGTACCGGTTCACCTATCAGGGGACGTGGACCGGAGCGGTGGACGCCGTCGAACCAGAACTGACCCGACTCGACGTGCTCGCTGGCGAGCGGGTCGAGGCGACGACGACGCTCGGCGCGCCCGAGGGGACGAACACAGTGTCGGTCCGCGTCGAGACCGACGAGGGCTACGCCCGCTACGACGCGGCGATGGCCGAGAACCTGACCGTCGAGTGGTCGCTGACGCCGGCCGGCGTGGCCGTGACGAACCGCCCGCTGGCCGCCGGTCCAGAACGGCTGTCGATTCCGCCGGGCGCGAGCGAGGTCGACCTCGCGGTGACCTACGTCGGCGACTTCGGCGAGACGGTCACCTATCGGCAGACCGTGACTGTCGAGCGCTCGGGCGGCGAGGTCCGGGTCGTCTGGCCGCCGGAGACCCGCGTCTGCCGGCTGACCACCGACTGCGGGACCGAAGGCGCATGGGTCGGTCCCGACGGCGACTACCTCGACGGCGTCTCGGTCGAGACCGACGCGCGCGTCGCCTGA